A single window of Solanum dulcamara chromosome 5, daSolDulc1.2, whole genome shotgun sequence DNA harbors:
- the LOC129890686 gene encoding uncharacterized protein LOC129890686, which produces MVEGQCLVTPGDSSQSHSLRERMVVEHGRPLYVHPSDTSGCVPAPVKLTGSENYGVWSRAMRISLLAKKKLGFVTGKCTKDSFDESLHEQLKEMWNESDVIAPSPNCGCPKLKDYIEYLQQQRLMQFLSGLNESYDQAKRQILMKSTASTVNQAYALIVQDESQ; this is translated from the exons ATGGTGGAAGGTCAATGCTTGGTAACGCCAGGAGACTCCTCGCAATCACACTCTCTGCGTGAAAGGATGGTGGTAGAGCATGGGCGTCCCTTATATGTGCACCCATCGGACACCTCGGGGTGCGTGCCTGCACCAGTGAAACTCACCGGATCTGAAAACTATGGAGTTTGGAGCAGGGCCATGAGAATCTCACTATTGGCTAAGAAGAAATTGGGCTTTGTAACAGGCAAATGCACAAAGGACTCATTTGATGAGTCGCTTCATGAACA GTTGAAGGAAATGTGGAATGAATCTGATGTGATAGCCCCTTCTCCAAACTGTGGCTGTCCAAAATTAAAGGACTACATTGAGTACCTGCAACAGCAAAGGCTAATGCAGTTTTTAAGCGGATTAAATGAGTCATATGATCAGGCCAAGAGGCAAATCTTGATGAAGTCTACTGCATCAACTGTGAATCAGGCATATGCCTTGATAGTGCAGGATGAGAGTCAGTAG